The Anaerobacillus alkaliphilus genome contains a region encoding:
- a CDS encoding patatin-like phospholipase family protein, with translation MDFDGVFAGGGIKAIAFIGALEAMEKKGASFKRLAGTSAGGIFSSLIKAGYTSQEILEEINKVNFPMLLDPKPSILPFAFMKWLKLYKTLGLYKGVELEHWIADLLAKKGISTFGDLEPGSLRLIASDITKGRLAVLPDDLPQYGMVPEKFSIARAVRMSSSLPYFFEPIRIYDGKGQPSIFVDGGVLSNFPIWLFMKKKAMRLDRPVIGFNLKPDLDKMPPNRITNAVDMFTSLFKTMRTAHDMRYISEEHAKNIVFIPVDNVSTIDFELKDEEKAELIKIGREKTESFFKTWY, from the coding sequence TTGGATTTTGATGGAGTTTTTGCCGGTGGCGGAATTAAGGCCATAGCTTTTATCGGGGCTTTAGAAGCTATGGAAAAGAAAGGTGCTTCATTTAAACGTTTGGCAGGTACTAGTGCAGGGGGAATATTTTCTTCGTTAATAAAAGCAGGGTACACAAGTCAAGAAATCTTAGAAGAAATAAATAAAGTTAACTTTCCAATGTTACTAGACCCTAAACCGTCAATTTTGCCATTTGCTTTTATGAAATGGCTCAAGTTATATAAAACTCTTGGATTGTATAAGGGAGTAGAGTTGGAACATTGGATAGCTGACCTATTAGCTAAAAAAGGAATATCTACTTTTGGTGACTTAGAGCCTGGGTCATTAAGACTAATAGCTTCAGATATAACGAAAGGACGTCTTGCTGTATTACCAGATGATCTACCGCAGTATGGGATGGTTCCAGAAAAGTTTTCTATTGCCAGAGCTGTAAGAATGAGTAGTAGCCTGCCATATTTTTTCGAACCAATTCGGATCTATGACGGCAAAGGGCAACCGTCTATATTTGTTGACGGCGGTGTACTAAGTAATTTTCCTATATGGTTATTTATGAAGAAGAAAGCAATGAGATTAGATCGTCCAGTAATTGGTTTTAATTTAAAGCCTGATCTTGATAAAATGCCTCCGAATAGGATTACCAACGCGGTAGATATGTTTACTTCTCTCTTCAAGACGATGAGGACAGCACATGATATGCGATATATTTCAGAAGAACATGCAAAGAACATCGTTTTTATACCTGTCGATAACGTAAGTACCATTGATTTTGAACTGAAAGATGAAGAAAAAGCAGAGTTAATTAAGATCGGTAGGGAAAAAACAGAGAGTTTCTTCAAGACATGGTATTAA
- a CDS encoding SA1362 family protein encodes MTRYSFHPLILCVLGLSIIGLFYRLYTEPVALFQQALFMVVFVAIIFFLVKRFLAPKFSSGNYYSSQPQTKRMTYKASPSSNVIPHKKKKDVKKFNRPLVKKRTDVTLTVIEGKKNKKKNRALF; translated from the coding sequence ATGACTAGATATTCTTTTCATCCGCTAATATTATGTGTTTTAGGCTTATCAATCATCGGTCTATTCTACCGGCTTTATACAGAGCCCGTAGCATTGTTTCAGCAAGCATTATTTATGGTTGTGTTTGTTGCTATCATTTTCTTTCTAGTAAAGAGATTTTTAGCACCTAAGTTTAGCTCTGGGAATTATTATAGCTCACAGCCTCAAACAAAACGAATGACTTATAAAGCTTCTCCCAGTAGCAACGTAATTCCACATAAAAAGAAAAAAGATGTAAAGAAATTTAATCGACCTCTTGTAAAAAAACGGACTGACGTTACATTGACAGTCATAGAAGGAAAAAAGAATAAGAAAAAAAATCGAGCTCTCTTTTAA
- a CDS encoding YqhR family membrane protein, translating into MEKLEQNKHEEPMSFHTTVATIGFFGGLIWSFIGYLAFFFNFVRVGPALVLMPWALGDWKNGYIGQLVGIVVIAVLSIAVAFLYRFLFARFNSIWPGLFFGSGLWFVVFYFLNPIFPGLKPLVNLDLNTIITSLCLYILYGVFIGYSISYEFSEQQK; encoded by the coding sequence ATGGAAAAACTTGAACAGAATAAACACGAAGAGCCGATGAGTTTTCATACAACTGTTGCTACTATTGGTTTTTTTGGAGGGTTAATTTGGAGCTTTATCGGGTATCTTGCATTCTTTTTTAATTTTGTTAGAGTAGGACCAGCTTTAGTCTTAATGCCTTGGGCATTAGGAGATTGGAAAAATGGTTACATTGGTCAACTTGTAGGTATTGTAGTAATTGCAGTCTTATCAATTGCAGTAGCATTTCTGTACCGTTTCTTATTTGCACGTTTTAATAGTATTTGGCCAGGTTTGTTTTTTGGTTCTGGCTTATGGTTTGTTGTGTTTTATTTCTTAAATCCCATTTTTCCAGGCTTAAAACCATTGGTAAATTTAGATTTAAATACAATTATTACAAGCTTATGTCTATACATATTGTATGGGGTTTTTATTGGCTATTCCATTTCATATGAGTTTAGTGAACAACAGAAGTAG
- the aroQ gene encoding type II 3-dehydroquinate dehydratase: protein MKKILILNGPNLNRLGKREPHIYGSETLDDVKNSLELLANQIGCKIDFKQSNHEGDIVDSIHNAEDEEYDGLIINPGAFTHYSYAIRDAIASVSYPTVEVHISNVHARELFRHHSVVSPVTVGQIVGLGTKGYKLALLSLVKEDI, encoded by the coding sequence GTGAAGAAGATTTTAATATTAAACGGACCTAATCTGAATAGGCTTGGTAAAAGGGAGCCACATATTTATGGTTCAGAAACTTTGGATGATGTAAAAAATAGTTTAGAGTTGCTAGCTAACCAAATTGGTTGCAAGATTGATTTCAAACAATCCAATCATGAAGGTGATATTGTTGACTCAATCCACAATGCAGAAGATGAAGAGTATGATGGACTCATTATTAACCCAGGTGCCTTCACACACTATAGCTATGCAATTAGAGATGCAATTGCCAGCGTATCGTATCCAACTGTCGAGGTTCATATTTCAAATGTACACGCTAGAGAATTGTTTCGACATCACTCAGTAGTATCCCCAGTTACAGTTGGTCAAATTGTTGGTTTAGGAACTAAAGGCTATAAACTTGCCCTATTGTCATTAGTAAAGGAGGATATATAA
- a CDS encoding M24 family metallopeptidase yields MERLKKLREKFNENNIDALLVTSEYNRRYITGFTGTAGVALVTEKEARFITDFRYVDQASEQAVDFEIIQHKNSLNEEIAHQLNELGIQRLGFEKSYVSFAQYEEYKTNFTNSELVPVSGVIESLRLIKDEQEIKILKEAAKIADAAFDHIITYIKPGLTELDVSNELEFFMRKQGAISSSFDIIVASGIRSALPHGVATNKVIKKGELVTLDFGAYYKGYCSDITRTVAVGKPSSELEKIYATVLEAQLRGMRGIKPGMTGKEADALTRDYITEQGYGEYFGHSTGHGLGMEVHEGPGLSMKSDTILIPGMVVTVEPGIYISGVGGTRIEDDTVITENGNESLTYSTKELLILGE; encoded by the coding sequence ATGGAAAGATTAAAAAAGCTTCGCGAAAAGTTTAACGAAAATAATATTGATGCTTTATTGGTTACGAGTGAGTATAACCGTCGATACATAACTGGTTTTACAGGTACTGCAGGTGTCGCTCTAGTTACTGAAAAAGAAGCAAGATTTATTACGGATTTCCGTTATGTAGATCAAGCATCTGAACAAGCGGTAGACTTTGAAATTATCCAGCATAAAAATTCATTAAACGAGGAAATTGCTCATCAGTTGAATGAATTAGGTATCCAAAGATTAGGTTTTGAAAAATCTTATGTTTCTTTTGCTCAATATGAAGAATACAAAACTAATTTTACTAATTCAGAACTTGTACCCGTTAGTGGTGTGATTGAAAGTTTACGCTTGATTAAAGATGAACAAGAGATTAAGATACTAAAGGAAGCTGCTAAAATTGCCGATGCCGCTTTTGACCATATTATTACATACATAAAACCAGGTCTAACGGAGTTGGATGTTTCTAATGAACTAGAGTTTTTCATGAGAAAGCAGGGAGCTATTTCTTCATCATTTGACATTATTGTTGCTTCAGGTATCCGTTCTGCGTTGCCACACGGTGTGGCTACAAACAAAGTAATTAAGAAGGGTGAGCTTGTAACCCTTGATTTTGGTGCATACTATAAAGGCTATTGCTCAGATATTACAAGAACTGTTGCAGTAGGTAAACCGTCTAGTGAATTAGAAAAAATCTATGCAACTGTATTAGAAGCTCAGTTAAGAGGCATGAGAGGCATTAAACCTGGAATGACTGGTAAGGAAGCAGATGCTCTTACAAGGGATTACATTACTGAACAAGGCTACGGCGAATATTTTGGCCATTCAACAGGACACGGTTTAGGAATGGAAGTTCATGAGGGACCTGGTCTTTCTATGAAGTCTGATACAATATTAATACCAGGAATGGTTGTAACAGTAGAACCTGGAATTTATATTTCTGGTGTTGGTGGTACACGTATTGAAGATGATACGGTTATCACGGAAAATGGAAACGAATCGCTAACCTATTCAACAAAAGAATTACTAATATTAGGTGAATAA
- the efp gene encoding elongation factor P, whose product MISVNDFKTGLTIEVDGGLWQVIDFQHVKPGKGAAFVRSKLRNLRNGAIQEKTFRAGEKVAKAHIENRRMAYLYASGDTHTFMDNESYEQIELTSAVLEYELKFLKENMVVQVMTFQGETLGVELPNTVELKVTETEPGIKGDTASGGTKPAILETGLSVQVPFFINEGDVLLIDTRNSAYMSRA is encoded by the coding sequence ATGATTTCAGTAAATGATTTTAAAACAGGTTTAACAATTGAAGTAGATGGAGGTCTTTGGCAGGTCATTGATTTCCAACACGTTAAGCCAGGAAAAGGTGCAGCGTTTGTTCGCTCAAAGCTTCGTAACCTACGTAATGGAGCAATTCAAGAAAAAACATTCCGTGCTGGTGAGAAAGTAGCAAAAGCTCATATTGAAAACCGTCGTATGGCATATTTATATGCTAGCGGTGACACTCATACATTTATGGACAATGAATCTTATGAGCAAATCGAGCTAACATCAGCTGTACTAGAGTATGAACTAAAGTTCTTAAAGGAAAATATGGTTGTTCAAGTAATGACATTCCAAGGAGAAACTCTTGGAGTAGAACTTCCAAACACAGTAGAACTGAAAGTTACTGAGACAGAACCAGGAATTAAAGGTGACACTGCATCTGGTGGTACGAAGCCTGCTATTTTAGAAACAGGATTATCCGTACAGGTACCTTTTTTCATTAACGAAGGTGACGTTCTATTAATAGATACTCGTAACTCAGCATATATGTCAAGAGCTTAA
- a CDS encoding YqhV family protein: MKNWLAAVETAVLGMVILRMISGLIEITAATLMLKFNAVDKAVMINASLAIVGPIILILTMSIGLVGMADKLSFSKLFLIGCGVLLILIGVRR, encoded by the coding sequence ATGAAAAATTGGTTAGCCGCTGTGGAAACAGCGGTACTAGGAATGGTTATCTTACGAATGATCTCCGGCTTAATAGAAATAACCGCAGCTACGTTAATGTTGAAATTCAACGCTGTAGATAAAGCAGTAATGATTAATGCTTCATTAGCGATAGTCGGGCCAATTATTTTGATTTTAACAATGAGTATTGGCTTAGTAGGAATGGCGGACAAATTATCATTTAGTAAATTATTTCTCATTGGTTGCGGAGTTTTACTCATTTTAATTGGTGTTAGAAGATAA
- the spoIIIAA gene encoding stage III sporulation protein AA, with protein sequence MAKHAYIFNSKTSTRLKTEGGCEMDEILAVLPEKIREIVVNLPSSTKEKVEEIRIRVHRPLEFIIEGKPVFPKIIESPYYITASDAMHLLNQLSDYSLYAFEEELKRGYITIRGGHRVGLAGKVITDKGQVKAIRDISSFNIRVARQKIGVAERYSQYLFSNEEWHNTLIIGPPQTGKTTLLRDIARIISEGQGSIPSMKIGIVDERSEIAGSVKGIPQHRLGHRVDVLDACPKAEGMMMLIRSMSPQVLIVDEIGRKEDSEAIMEAIHSGVKIITTVHGNKFEDVMDRPTIRQLLTMNVFTRCMELARGYKPGKVTRIRDEKGKDVVRLT encoded by the coding sequence ATGGCCAAGCATGCATACATTTTCAATAGTAAGACAAGTACAAGACTTAAAACGGAAGGTGGGTGTGAGATGGATGAGATTTTAGCTGTTTTACCAGAGAAAATAAGGGAAATAGTCGTAAACTTACCTTCTAGCACCAAGGAAAAGGTGGAGGAGATAAGGATACGCGTCCATCGACCACTAGAATTCATTATTGAAGGTAAACCAGTATTTCCGAAAATTATAGAAAGCCCGTATTACATTACAGCAAGTGATGCCATGCACCTTTTAAATCAATTAAGTGATTATTCACTATATGCCTTTGAAGAAGAATTAAAAAGAGGTTATATAACGATCAGAGGTGGTCATCGTGTTGGCTTAGCTGGCAAAGTCATTACTGATAAAGGACAAGTAAAGGCTATCAGGGATATTAGCTCCTTTAATATACGAGTAGCCAGGCAAAAAATTGGTGTGGCAGAACGCTATAGCCAGTATTTATTTAGTAATGAGGAATGGCACAATACATTAATTATTGGACCACCACAAACTGGGAAGACAACGTTACTTAGAGACATTGCTAGAATTATTAGCGAAGGCCAAGGATCAATTCCATCAATGAAAATTGGGATTGTGGATGAACGTTCTGAGATTGCCGGTTCAGTAAAAGGGATACCCCAACATCGCTTAGGACACAGGGTAGATGTATTAGATGCTTGTCCTAAGGCTGAAGGCATGATGATGTTGATAAGGTCAATGAGCCCCCAAGTATTAATCGTTGATGAAATTGGTCGTAAAGAAGATAGTGAAGCGATTATGGAAGCAATTCATTCTGGTGTAAAAATAATCACAACGGTCCATGGGAATAAATTTGAAGATGTTATGGATCGTCCAACAATAAGACAGCTGCTGACGATGAATGTTTTTACCCGATGTATGGAACTAGCTAGGGGCTATAAACCAGGTAAAGTAACAAGGATCCGAGATGAAAAAGGAAAAGATGTGGTGAGGTTAACTTGA
- the spoIIIAB gene encoding stage III sporulation protein SpoIIIAB has protein sequence MKILGAILILIATTWVGFEFARRLTERPRQLRQLKVALQSLESEIMYGLTPLAEASEHIAKQLPKPISYFFTCFSERLKQGESSVHKAWEESLKETWHLTALCNGELEVMSQFGATLGQHDRDHQQKQIRLTLNHLEREEGDAIESQNRYEKMLKSLGFLTGLLIVILMM, from the coding sequence TTGAAAATATTAGGAGCGATTTTAATACTAATTGCGACAACATGGGTAGGGTTTGAGTTTGCCAGAAGGTTAACTGAACGACCGAGACAGCTAAGACAACTAAAAGTTGCATTGCAATCATTAGAGTCAGAAATCATGTATGGGCTTACGCCGTTAGCAGAAGCGAGTGAGCATATAGCGAAACAGCTACCAAAACCTATATCATACTTTTTCACTTGTTTCTCAGAAAGATTAAAACAAGGTGAAAGTAGTGTACATAAAGCCTGGGAAGAAAGTTTAAAAGAAACCTGGCATTTGACTGCTTTATGTAACGGGGAACTCGAGGTTATGAGTCAGTTTGGTGCGACTTTAGGGCAACATGACCGAGACCATCAACAAAAACAGATACGCTTGACACTAAACCATTTGGAACGTGAAGAAGGGGATGCAATTGAGTCACAAAATCGTTATGAAAAAATGCTAAAGAGCCTAGGGTTCTTGACAGGGTTGTTAATTGTCATCTTAATGATGTAG
- the spoIIIAC gene encoding stage III sporulation protein AC — translation MGYDVNTIFQIAGIGIVVAMIHTVLKQMGKEDWAHWVTLIGFVVVLYMVASIVDNLFQKIKGVFLFQ, via the coding sequence ATGGGCTATGATGTAAACACAATATTTCAGATTGCTGGGATTGGGATTGTAGTAGCGATGATCCATACAGTATTGAAGCAAATGGGTAAAGAAGACTGGGCTCACTGGGTAACCTTGATCGGATTTGTTGTTGTACTTTATATGGTCGCTTCAATTGTAGATAATTTGTTTCAAAAAATTAAAGGTGTCTTTCTCTTTCAATAG
- the spoIIIAD gene encoding stage III sporulation protein AD has protein sequence MEIIQIVGLGLITTFLALVVKEQKPIFAFLLTVFVGVLIFIFLIDQIYMIITMLQKIAVNANINMVYVQTILKIIGIAYIAEFGAQIAKDAGQGAIASKIELAGKVFILVMAIPIITAIIETVIGLLPY, from the coding sequence ATTGAGATTATTCAGATAGTCGGCTTAGGGTTAATTACAACATTTTTAGCCCTTGTAGTAAAAGAACAAAAACCAATTTTTGCATTTTTATTGACTGTTTTCGTAGGCGTTCTTATATTTATTTTCTTAATTGATCAGATTTATATGATAATCACGATGCTTCAAAAGATTGCCGTCAATGCAAATATTAATATGGTATATGTCCAAACGATCTTAAAAATCATAGGAATTGCATATATTGCAGAGTTTGGGGCCCAAATTGCCAAAGATGCAGGGCAAGGAGCGATTGCTTCAAAAATTGAATTAGCTGGTAAGGTCTTTATATTAGTCATGGCTATTCCCATCATTACAGCGATTATTGAAACCGTGATTGGGTTACTACCGTACTAA
- the spoIIIAE gene encoding stage III sporulation protein AE, translated as MKKLFVIAVFIFFLVPTVAMAEPPPQENLVEQQLSQLGIDEIREYWEQIVTEYGGFLPENQKGSFLEFVRGEKQFSLKEWLLGFVRYFFHELIVNGKLLGTLILLTVFSIILQNLQTAFERNAVSKVANAIVYMVLLIIAINSFYVAVNYAQSAISSMINFMIALLPLLLALLASIGSLTSVALFHPLIIFLVNSSGLLIKHFVLPLLFLSALLSLVSTLTDHYKVTKLANLLRNISVGTLGIFLTIFLGVISVQGAVTAVADGITIRTAKFVTGNFVPVVGRVFTDAADTVMGASILLKNTVGIVGLAILLLICAFPAIKVLTLALIFNLAAAVLQPLGGGAIINSLSIIGKAVIFVFAALATVCLMFFLAITIMVAAGNLSLMMR; from the coding sequence ATGAAAAAACTATTCGTTATAGCAGTCTTTATTTTCTTTCTTGTACCTACTGTAGCAATGGCAGAACCACCACCCCAAGAAAATCTAGTAGAACAACAGCTCTCGCAATTAGGAATAGATGAAATAAGAGAATACTGGGAACAAATCGTTACAGAATATGGCGGTTTTCTCCCAGAAAATCAAAAAGGCTCATTTTTGGAGTTTGTACGTGGTGAAAAGCAATTTTCGCTAAAAGAATGGTTATTAGGTTTTGTTCGTTATTTTTTTCATGAACTGATTGTGAATGGCAAGTTATTAGGAACATTAATTTTACTTACTGTATTTAGTATCATCCTACAGAACCTCCAAACAGCGTTTGAGCGAAATGCAGTAAGTAAAGTAGCTAACGCGATTGTTTATATGGTGCTATTGATTATTGCTATTAATAGTTTTTATGTAGCTGTTAATTATGCACAATCAGCCATATCGTCAATGATAAACTTTATGATTGCCTTATTACCTTTGTTATTAGCGTTACTTGCTTCAATAGGAAGTCTTACGTCTGTAGCTCTATTTCATCCTCTAATAATTTTTTTAGTCAATTCAAGTGGTTTACTTATCAAGCATTTTGTACTACCATTGCTTTTTTTATCAGCACTACTTAGTCTAGTAAGCACGTTAACTGATCATTATAAAGTCACTAAGCTAGCAAATCTTCTGCGAAATATAAGTGTTGGTACCTTAGGGATTTTTCTAACAATCTTCCTTGGAGTCATTTCTGTTCAAGGTGCTGTAACAGCAGTCGCTGATGGAATAACGATCCGCACGGCTAAGTTTGTGACAGGAAATTTTGTCCCGGTAGTTGGACGAGTATTTACAGACGCTGCAGATACCGTCATGGGAGCATCAATTCTATTAAAAAATACTGTTGGAATCGTGGGACTAGCCATTCTTTTACTTATCTGTGCTTTTCCAGCAATTAAAGTTCTGACTCTAGCTTTGATTTTCAACCTTGCAGCGGCAGTATTGCAACCGCTTGGTGGCGGTGCGATTATAAACAGTTTGTCTATTATTGGAAAAGCAGTCATCTTTGTTTTTGCAGCGCTTGCCACAGTTTGTTTAATGTTTTTTCTGGCTATTACAATCATGGTAGCGGCAGGAAACTTATCGTTAATGATGCGATAG
- the spoIIIAF gene encoding stage III sporulation protein AF encodes MQFLTEWISNIILLILLATILELLLPNSSLQRYVKMVVGLLLLVIILTPLFSIFSKDVDSWVSSIGLTNQIQEEALQNSVEFKKREIQRAQLAYISEQVAVQLKRQVEEELVHRFDKEVVDVHVYLDDFLQEEDYLNSISKVSIHLRGKKSEEENENGSIPTVALVSIDTSRQVEPVIETTVGKQEIIKYLATTWPVPQNKIEVFMEGGSVDQ; translated from the coding sequence ATGCAATTTTTAACAGAGTGGATAAGTAACATTATCTTATTAATTCTTTTAGCAACCATCCTAGAACTCCTCCTACCTAATTCTAGTTTGCAAAGATATGTAAAGATGGTTGTAGGTTTGTTATTACTAGTTATTATCTTAACTCCTCTTTTCTCGATTTTTTCAAAAGATGTTGATAGTTGGGTGTCTTCAATAGGTTTAACAAATCAAATTCAGGAAGAAGCACTACAAAATTCAGTAGAATTTAAGAAAAGAGAAATACAACGCGCACAACTTGCATATATTTCAGAACAGGTGGCTGTCCAACTGAAGAGACAAGTTGAAGAGGAGTTGGTTCATAGGTTTGATAAGGAAGTGGTAGATGTACATGTATACCTAGATGACTTTTTACAAGAAGAAGATTATTTAAATAGTATTTCGAAAGTTTCCATTCACCTAAGAGGTAAAAAGAGTGAAGAAGAAAATGAAAATGGAAGTATTCCCACCGTTGCACTTGTAAGCATAGATACTTCGAGACAAGTTGAACCAGTGATAGAAACCACCGTCGGCAAACAAGAAATTATTAAATACTTAGCAACCACTTGGCCAGTACCACAAAATAAAATTGAAGTTTTCATGGAAGGAGGGAGTGTAGATCAATGA
- the spoIIIAG gene encoding stage III sporulation protein AG, which yields MTKNDSDGKWFKKLMVSNKGEKKKRSSPLQYLAIVMCVGLALMIFSNFSKSSNLQESVPVFKEDTKDTSDAVPVFTGKSSGDGPKTMQDYEYTYEKQLRETLEQIVGVSDVTVMINLAETETQVFERNKSTKEQKTDETDREGGKRKVEDLTREDEVVIIRTGDKEEPLVSRVEKPAIRGVLVVANGVENIQVKTWVVEAVSRVLDVPSHRVSVLPKKTKGD from the coding sequence ATGACAAAAAACGATTCAGATGGGAAATGGTTCAAGAAACTAATGGTAAGTAACAAAGGTGAAAAGAAAAAAAGAAGTAGTCCTCTTCAATACTTAGCCATCGTCATGTGTGTTGGTCTTGCGCTAATGATTTTTAGTAACTTTTCAAAGTCTAGTAATTTACAGGAGAGTGTTCCGGTTTTTAAGGAAGATACAAAGGATACTAGCGATGCAGTTCCGGTCTTCACAGGAAAAAGCTCAGGTGATGGACCGAAGACCATGCAAGACTATGAATATACTTATGAAAAACAACTTAGAGAAACATTAGAACAAATAGTTGGTGTTTCTGATGTTACTGTCATGATAAATTTAGCAGAAACTGAAACCCAAGTCTTTGAAAGAAACAAAAGTACAAAAGAACAAAAAACTGATGAAACTGATCGCGAAGGTGGCAAGCGAAAGGTGGAGGATCTAACTAGAGAGGATGAAGTTGTCATCATCCGAACTGGTGATAAAGAGGAGCCACTAGTATCAAGAGTAGAGAAACCTGCAATTAGAGGTGTTCTTGTTGTGGCAAATGGAGTTGAAAATATTCAAGTGAAAACATGGGTAGTAGAAGCTGTAAGTAGAGTACTAGATGTACCTTCACATAGAGTTTCAGTATTACCTAAGAAAACAAAGGGGGATTAA
- a CDS encoding SpoIIIAH-like family protein, with amino-acid sequence MVLKRQTVWLLTMLSLIIVLSVYYITSPIPTDQLAYVGEEAEQNGSNFVEFEEVTGEELDEMFDDKILTSFTNDEVFNSIRLERQIARDRLSEDYVAVIASVDASADVQSRALDNIESLRVLAQKEEMLETLIKTKGYEDVLVIAEGDEVKIIVKANELSREDAVKINLMAREQLGMEKIAVAFQPTNK; translated from the coding sequence ATGGTATTAAAAAGACAAACTGTATGGTTATTAACAATGCTAAGCTTAATTATTGTATTATCGGTGTATTACATTACATCTCCAATTCCAACAGACCAATTAGCGTATGTAGGCGAAGAGGCAGAGCAAAATGGTAGTAATTTCGTTGAATTTGAAGAAGTAACTGGGGAAGAGCTAGACGAAATGTTTGACGACAAAATCTTAACTAGCTTTACAAACGATGAAGTTTTCAATTCTATTCGCTTAGAAAGACAAATTGCTAGAGATCGTTTAAGTGAAGATTATGTAGCTGTTATTGCTTCAGTTGATGCTTCTGCAGATGTTCAAAGTAGAGCATTAGATAACATTGAAAGCCTAAGAGTATTAGCTCAAAAAGAAGAAATGCTTGAAACTTTAATTAAAACTAAAGGCTATGAAGACGTGTTGGTAATTGCTGAAGGTGATGAAGTGAAAATTATTGTCAAAGCTAATGAATTATCTAGAGAAGATGCTGTAAAAATTAACTTAATGGCTCGTGAACAACTAGGAATGGAAAAAATCGCAGTTGCTTTTCAACCAACAAATAAATAA
- the accB gene encoding acetyl-CoA carboxylase biotin carboxyl carrier protein, translated as MLKIQEIRELIKAIDQSSIEEFKYEVDGTKITLRKERKFAEVVQQPVVHQAPALIPQTQVPPTVQTQVEKAVEEVKQEVAVKSTANLYKITSPMVGTFYAAPSPDSPSYVKVGDKVKADSVVCIVEAMKLMNEIEAEVKGEIVEILVENGQLVEYGQELFLVKAE; from the coding sequence ATGTTAAAAATTCAGGAAATACGTGAGTTAATAAAAGCGATTGATCAATCAAGTATAGAAGAGTTTAAATATGAAGTAGATGGCACAAAAATAACGTTAAGAAAAGAGCGTAAATTTGCAGAAGTAGTGCAGCAACCAGTCGTACATCAAGCTCCTGCGTTGATACCTCAAACACAAGTGCCACCTACAGTCCAAACACAAGTTGAGAAAGCAGTAGAGGAAGTAAAGCAAGAGGTAGCTGTAAAGTCAACAGCTAACTTATATAAAATAACCTCTCCGATGGTTGGAACTTTTTACGCGGCTCCGTCACCAGATTCGCCCTCATATGTGAAGGTAGGAGATAAGGTAAAAGCTGACTCGGTTGTTTGCATTGTTGAAGCAATGAAGTTAATGAATGAAATAGAAGCAGAAGTAAAAGGTGAAATTGTTGAAATTCTTGTTGAAAATGGACAACTAGTGGAGTATGGTCAAGAGCTATTTTTAGTGAAAGCGGAATAG